In Kordiimonas pumila, a single genomic region encodes these proteins:
- a CDS encoding cytochrome c1: MKTMKFVKNIALALTAVAGFAGMVQASGADKHPMKLEWSFEGAFGTFDKAAAQRGWQVYKQVCSACHSLKYFHFRNLEGIGYEEDMIKAFAAEYTVAGDPDDFGDPTERAALPQDVFPAPFANENAARASNGGALPPDLSLIIKARHDGANYVHSLLTGYEDAPAGHEITPGKHYNPYFKGGQISMAAPLAEGILEYEDGTAATSEQMARDVVQFLTYVAEPGLDARHQMGFKVLAYLAVLTLIFYLSMKKLWKPIKSGRNVYED; encoded by the coding sequence ATGAAGACGATGAAATTTGTTAAAAACATTGCACTCGCCCTTACTGCTGTAGCAGGCTTTGCTGGTATGGTGCAGGCATCTGGTGCTGATAAGCACCCGATGAAACTGGAATGGTCTTTTGAAGGTGCCTTTGGTACCTTTGATAAAGCTGCTGCTCAGCGTGGCTGGCAGGTTTACAAGCAAGTTTGCTCTGCGTGTCACAGCTTGAAGTATTTTCATTTTCGTAACCTTGAGGGTATTGGCTACGAAGAAGATATGATCAAGGCGTTTGCTGCTGAATATACAGTGGCTGGTGACCCTGATGATTTTGGTGACCCAACAGAGCGTGCAGCACTGCCGCAAGATGTTTTCCCTGCACCTTTTGCAAATGAGAATGCGGCAAGGGCTTCTAACGGCGGTGCATTGCCACCTGATCTTTCTCTGATCATTAAGGCACGGCATGATGGTGCAAACTATGTGCACAGCTTACTTACGGGCTACGAAGATGCACCTGCGGGTCATGAAATTACACCGGGCAAACATTATAATCCATACTTTAAGGGTGGCCAGATATCTATGGCAGCACCGCTCGCTGAAGGTATTCTTGAATATGAAGATGGTACTGCGGCAACGTCAGAACAGATGGCTCGCGATGTTGTTCAGTTCCTGACGTATGTTGCAGAGCCTGGACTTGATGCGCGCCACCAGATGGGTTTTAAGGTGCTTGCGTATTTGGCTGTATTAACGCTTATATTCTACCTTTCTATGAAAAAGCTATGGAAGCCAATCAAGTCAGGCAGAAATGTTTACGAAGACTAG
- a CDS encoding phospholipase A, whose amino-acid sequence MNRPLKQISKRLLLAVLGGVLYILAPMAYAEEVVVSIAGNTVTAGETNLATAVFYNASLEKAFAVPKKLEATFLKDDLEYSVLLEVVSEQEVGAVDPEAFQKVLYFMKVPSILPDGTVSLVLPKPYNNAILLHVVHPENIDGAEVSLIKKVEEAALEKETFGSLGGLSTYKPIYFLGGIKPTDAKFQISLKYQLFNEKGSWASNHPWLSGFHLGYTQVSFWDLSSESKPFEDTNFQPEFFYGLEGLDFNFLPKGSEVDLRVGFLHESNGREGDDSRSLNMVYSHISYRHSLGGDWFARLTGDFWSYQGSLSDNPDIADYRGHSSLQFIIGSEKSVQLSAYSKGKLGSDKGSYLFDFTVPMKWEGIAKNLNFSLHGQLFTGYGENLLTYDQKETRFRFGLGIHR is encoded by the coding sequence ATGAATAGGCCATTAAAGCAAATATCTAAGCGGCTGCTTTTGGCTGTGCTTGGAGGCGTGCTATATATACTGGCGCCTATGGCTTATGCTGAAGAAGTAGTGGTCTCTATTGCCGGTAATACAGTGACGGCAGGCGAAACAAACCTTGCTACAGCAGTTTTTTATAATGCATCGTTAGAAAAAGCATTTGCTGTACCAAAAAAGCTAGAGGCAACTTTTTTAAAAGATGATCTGGAATATTCGGTTCTTTTGGAGGTTGTTTCAGAGCAGGAGGTTGGGGCTGTTGATCCTGAGGCCTTTCAAAAAGTTTTATACTTTATGAAAGTGCCATCTATTTTGCCTGATGGAACTGTTTCTCTTGTACTACCTAAACCTTATAATAATGCTATCCTGCTTCATGTGGTTCACCCTGAAAATATTGATGGTGCTGAAGTAAGCTTAATTAAAAAGGTAGAAGAGGCTGCCCTTGAAAAAGAAACATTCGGCTCTCTGGGAGGACTTTCCACCTATAAACCAATTTACTTTCTGGGCGGTATAAAACCAACGGACGCCAAGTTTCAGATCAGCCTTAAGTACCAGCTTTTTAACGAAAAAGGGTCGTGGGCTAGTAATCATCCTTGGCTGTCCGGCTTTCATCTTGGTTATACGCAGGTTTCTTTTTGGGATCTGTCTTCAGAATCGAAACCTTTTGAAGATACAAATTTTCAACCTGAGTTTTTTTATGGCCTAGAAGGCCTCGATTTTAACTTTTTACCAAAGGGCTCGGAGGTTGATCTGCGTGTTGGTTTCTTACACGAATCAAATGGTAGAGAAGGTGACGATAGTCGAAGCCTTAATATGGTATATTCGCATATTTCTTATAGGCATTCTCTTGGGGGTGATTGGTTTGCGCGCCTGACCGGTGATTTCTGGAGCTATCAGGGAAGTCTGTCAGATAACCCTGATATTGCAGATTACCGTGGTCACTCAAGCTTGCAGTTCATTATTGGTAGCGAAAAAAGCGTTCAACTTTCAGCGTATAGTAAGGGTAAGTTGGGGTCAGATAAAGGAAGCTATTTGTTTGATTTTACAGTGCCAATGAAGTGGGAGGGAATTGCAAAAAACCTGAATTTCAGCCTGCATGGGCAATTGTTTACAGGATACGGCGAAAATCTACTAACCTACGACCAAAAAGAAACACGGTTCAGGTTTGGTTTAGGAATACACAGATAA
- a CDS encoding class I SAM-dependent methyltransferase, translating into MIRLTEDQIQAISTTISYNADYGDLSPELVLQYMVATYITPLNQHCDIHSVGLGDCGSGFGWLAFAYLLSGGKSAFLAEPDIKKLEASKKIAEILGVESRCVFSSEKLQDISLPNKSIDVFVSVETLEHVGKANIRPAVENIIRLTKQVIVLTAPNQLFPMVSHDAYVPFSHWLPLAWRHSFCRFLGIQHHEFHHFPFPWHLKPLHRFFAPRSRVLVFGSYRHWLNRYPIYSPYNGGVEKIRPPKLVALYMRIVSIILGRYSFIASPNLASIWIAKNEKVYVPKQDEEIKISGVAAE; encoded by the coding sequence GTGATCAGGTTAACTGAAGATCAAATTCAAGCTATTAGTACTACTATTTCTTACAATGCTGACTACGGTGACCTGTCGCCAGAACTAGTTCTACAGTATATGGTAGCCACCTATATTACACCTTTAAACCAGCACTGTGATATTCACTCTGTTGGACTGGGTGATTGTGGATCCGGGTTTGGCTGGTTAGCTTTTGCATACCTTTTATCTGGTGGTAAATCGGCTTTCCTGGCTGAGCCTGATATTAAGAAATTGGAAGCTTCGAAAAAAATAGCCGAAATATTGGGTGTAGAAAGCAGGTGCGTTTTTAGCTCTGAAAAGCTGCAAGATATAAGCTTGCCTAATAAATCGATTGACGTCTTTGTTTCGGTTGAAACTTTAGAACACGTTGGTAAGGCTAATATTCGGCCCGCGGTTGAAAACATTATAAGGCTTACGAAGCAGGTTATAGTCTTAACTGCTCCAAATCAACTGTTCCCAATGGTTAGCCACGACGCTTATGTTCCATTTTCGCATTGGCTTCCTTTGGCGTGGAGGCATTCTTTTTGTCGCTTTTTGGGCATACAGCACCATGAGTTTCACCATTTTCCCTTTCCTTGGCACTTGAAGCCATTGCATCGCTTTTTTGCACCAAGAAGTCGTGTTCTGGTGTTTGGAAGCTACCGACACTGGCTTAACCGCTACCCAATTTATAGCCCTTATAATGGCGGGGTTGAAAAAATAAGGCCTCCAAAACTGGTTGCTCTATACATGCGCATAGTTTCAATAATATTGGGCCGGTATTCTTTCATTGCTAGCCCTAACCTTGCAAGCATATGGATTGCTAAAAACGAAAAGGTTTATGTGCCCAAGCAGGATGAAGAAATAAAAATATCTGGTGTTGCTGCAGAATAG
- a CDS encoding pyrophosphohydrolase domain-containing protein, translated as MTHAHETQSSIQKWADTTFGPAYDQSVLVDRAAIEITELKEAVVNNNLIDIGKEAADVIILLMRLLENYGLDMQDEVTKKMQENRNRKWRAKGDGTGSHVK; from the coding sequence ATGACACATGCCCATGAAACACAATCCTCGATCCAAAAATGGGCCGATACCACCTTTGGTCCGGCGTATGATCAAAGTGTTCTGGTTGACCGTGCTGCTATTGAAATAACAGAGCTTAAAGAAGCTGTCGTGAATAACAACCTGATAGACATTGGCAAAGAAGCTGCTGATGTTATCATTCTCTTGATGCGCCTTCTTGAAAACTACGGCCTTGATATGCAGGACGAAGTGACAAAAAAAATGCAAGAAAATCGTAATCGAAAATGGCGAGCAAAAGGCGATGGTACCGGCAGCCATGTAAAATAG
- a CDS encoding PAS domain-containing protein, whose amino-acid sequence MLTLGQHFHDFLSFWDALPRTLHPFLPAKADITPANCGKLLPHMGIGRYNAPGNIYVLFYGTLLEKATGIAPTGKNFFDTLPPESHEAIKLFHSIIFERMCAAYVVYLIASSDKLYYSYRTLQLPAVDEEGIPRYLIIYGTALQPEHNYNKRAFMGMDQKNVKEMHYIDLGNGAPTFKIEKYTLHKE is encoded by the coding sequence ATGCTGACTCTGGGCCAACACTTTCATGATTTTCTATCGTTTTGGGACGCTCTGCCTCGTACCCTACACCCCTTCCTTCCCGCTAAAGCTGACATAACGCCAGCTAACTGCGGAAAACTTCTACCACACATGGGTATTGGTCGCTACAATGCCCCCGGCAATATATATGTTTTATTTTATGGCACCCTTCTTGAAAAAGCCACGGGCATTGCTCCTACTGGCAAGAATTTCTTTGATACACTGCCCCCTGAATCGCATGAAGCAATAAAGCTATTTCATAGTATTATCTTTGAAAGAATGTGTGCAGCTTATGTGGTTTATCTTATCGCAAGCAGCGATAAGTTATATTATTCTTATAGAACATTGCAACTACCCGCAGTAGACGAGGAAGGGATACCACGCTATCTGATTATTTATGGTACGGCCCTACAGCCAGAACACAATTATAACAAACGGGCCTTTATGGGAATGGACCAAAAAAATGTAAAGGAAATGCACTATATAGATCTTGGTAATGGCGCCCCCACATTTAAAATTGAAAAATACACGCTTCATAAAGAGTAA
- a CDS encoding MarR family winged helix-turn-helix transcriptional regulator has product MFRKLPQSNLYLREEELRRGIELLYFAYRDFTRDPDEILQKAGFGRAHHRVLYFVGRNPGTTVSGLLSLLRITKQSLSRVLGQLVDDGYIDQKTGATDRRQRLLHLTPKGEKFEKELFSTQRQRVAEAYKTAGPEAVAGFWEVLLNIVDEKEREQVLRQIEK; this is encoded by the coding sequence ATGTTTAGAAAACTACCCCAATCAAATTTATACTTACGTGAAGAAGAACTTCGCCGTGGCATCGAGCTTCTGTATTTTGCTTACAGGGATTTCACACGGGACCCTGATGAAATACTCCAAAAAGCCGGTTTTGGCAGAGCACACCATAGAGTATTATATTTTGTTGGCCGCAACCCGGGAACGACAGTTTCCGGACTTTTAAGTTTACTGCGCATAACCAAACAAAGCTTATCACGTGTCCTTGGGCAACTGGTGGATGATGGTTACATAGACCAAAAAACCGGCGCAACAGACCGCCGACAAAGACTTTTACACCTGACACCCAAAGGAGAAAAGTTTGAAAAAGAACTTTTCTCAACACAGCGTCAGCGTGTTGCAGAGGCTTACAAAACAGCAGGGCCAGAAGCCGTTGCAGGGTTCTGGGAAGTACTCCTTAATATTGTTGATGAAAAAGAACGTGAACAAGTATTGCGTCAAATCGAAAAATAG
- a CDS encoding outer membrane protein assembly factor BamD has protein sequence MFGNVFKKSILLITLLGVVACSSKKDEDKYVARDVEVIYNIANDNLERKRYKLAAAAFDEVERQHPYSVWARRAQLMSAYSYYMGNDYDESILAAERFLQLHPGNRSAPYAYYLIALCHYEQISDVGRDQDESVRAQNALTEVIRRYPDSDYARDAKLKLDLTRDHLAGKDMEVGRFYLKRQEYLSAIVRFRSVIEQYQTTSHTPEALHRLVEGYLALGITDEAQMAAAVLGHNYPGTKWYRYSYALLSDVDLAPEVKSGSWLSKLWPF, from the coding sequence ATGTTTGGTAATGTTTTTAAAAAGTCAATTCTGCTTATCACCCTGCTGGGCGTAGTGGCGTGTAGTTCCAAAAAAGACGAAGACAAGTATGTAGCACGCGATGTTGAGGTTATTTATAATATCGCAAATGATAATCTTGAGCGAAAGCGCTATAAACTTGCGGCGGCTGCCTTTGATGAAGTAGAGCGTCAGCACCCTTATTCTGTGTGGGCGCGTCGTGCACAGCTTATGTCAGCTTATTCCTATTATATGGGTAATGATTATGACGAATCTATTCTGGCAGCAGAGCGATTTTTACAGCTCCACCCAGGAAATAGATCTGCACCGTATGCCTATTACCTTATTGCTCTTTGTCACTATGAACAGATTTCAGATGTAGGCCGGGACCAAGACGAATCGGTCAGGGCACAAAATGCCTTAACTGAGGTGATCCGGCGTTACCCGGATTCAGACTATGCAAGAGACGCTAAACTAAAACTTGATCTGACAAGGGATCACCTTGCAGGCAAAGATATGGAGGTTGGGCGCTTCTACCTGAAACGGCAGGAATATTTGTCAGCAATTGTTAGGTTTCGCAGTGTCATTGAACAATATCAGACAACAAGCCATACCCCTGAAGCTTTACATCGATTGGTTGAAGGCTATCTAGCGCTAGGTATTACGGATGAAGCCCAAATGGCTGCTGCAGTGCTAGGGCACAACTACCCGGGTACAAAATGGTACAGGTATAGCTATGCTCTTTTATCTGACGTAGATTTAGCACCTGAGGTTAAATCAGGCTCATGGCTTAGTAAAC